One Actinomyces respiraculi DNA window includes the following coding sequences:
- a CDS encoding aspartate/glutamate racemase family protein, with protein MKILAVNVNTTASMTRSIGAAARSVARDDTQIIELTPAVGADSVEGNFESYLAAVAVMDAVITYDGDFDAVILAGFGEHGKEGLMELLDVPVVDITEAAAHIAMLLGYRYSVVTTLDRAVPLIEDRLLSFGLQEHCASVRSTGLGVLELEDADRAAQAIILQARQAVEQDRAEVIVLGCGGMAGLDERLTQELGVPVVDGVTSAVVLAESLAALGASTSKSRTYAPPRPKRISGWPLSVRHSAQQ; from the coding sequence ATGAAGATCCTCGCAGTCAATGTCAATACCACTGCATCAATGACCCGCAGCATCGGTGCCGCTGCACGCTCGGTGGCGCGCGATGACACCCAGATCATCGAACTCACCCCGGCCGTCGGGGCGGACTCGGTCGAGGGCAACTTCGAGTCCTACCTTGCGGCCGTCGCAGTCATGGACGCCGTGATCACCTACGACGGCGACTTCGACGCCGTGATCCTGGCTGGCTTCGGCGAGCACGGCAAAGAGGGGCTCATGGAGCTCCTCGACGTCCCGGTCGTCGACATCACCGAGGCCGCCGCCCATATCGCCATGCTCCTGGGGTACCGCTACTCGGTGGTGACCACCCTGGACCGGGCGGTCCCCCTCATCGAGGACCGCCTGTTGAGCTTCGGCCTGCAGGAGCACTGCGCCTCGGTGCGCTCCACCGGCCTGGGCGTCCTGGAGCTGGAGGACGCCGACCGAGCGGCGCAAGCAATCATCCTCCAGGCCCGCCAGGCCGTCGAGCAGGACCGGGCCGAGGTCATCGTCCTGGGCTGCGGCGGCATGGCCGGTCTGGACGAGCGCCTCACCCAGGAGCTGGGGGTGCCCGTCGTCGACGGCGTCACCAGCGCCGTTGTGCTTGCCGAGAGCCTGGCGGCCCTGGGGGCGTCCACCTCCAAGTCCCGCACCTACGCGCCTCCCCGACCCAAGCGGATCAGCGGTTGGCCGCTGTCTGTCCGACACTCCGCCCAGCAGTAA
- a CDS encoding F0F1 ATP synthase subunit gamma yields MAGNQRVYKQRIRSTKTLQKVFRAMELIAASRIGAARRDAQEAGPYDHALSQAVAAVGTYAHLDHPITRERTDTRRVAVLVVTSDRGMAGAYSATILREAERLIEQLVEEGKEPVVFTSGRRAASYFAFRGRPVEFAWTGESDRPTQEVIDSVSFLLLEHFLAPVEAGGVAEVHIVFTRYVSMVSQVPEVRRMLPLTVVDVDGPGQFNREDIVAGTESQRAELSGASPIYEFEPSAEQVLDALLTRYVSSRIRNALLQAAASELASRQQAMHTATDNAEDLINTYTRLANAARQGDITQEITEIVSGADALGVE; encoded by the coding sequence GTGGCAGGCAACCAGCGTGTCTACAAGCAGCGCATCCGGTCCACCAAGACCCTGCAGAAGGTCTTCCGGGCGATGGAGCTCATCGCTGCGTCCCGGATCGGTGCCGCGCGCCGCGACGCGCAGGAGGCCGGTCCCTACGACCACGCCTTGAGCCAGGCGGTCGCCGCCGTCGGAACCTACGCGCACCTGGACCACCCGATCACCCGGGAGCGCACGGACACTCGGCGTGTGGCGGTTCTTGTCGTCACCTCCGACCGCGGCATGGCGGGCGCCTACTCGGCGACCATCCTGCGCGAGGCCGAGCGGCTCATCGAGCAGCTGGTTGAGGAGGGCAAGGAGCCGGTGGTCTTCACCTCCGGCCGCCGGGCCGCCTCCTACTTCGCCTTCCGCGGCCGGCCGGTCGAGTTCGCCTGGACGGGGGAGTCCGACCGTCCCACCCAGGAGGTCATCGACTCGGTCTCCTTCCTCCTGCTGGAGCACTTCCTTGCCCCTGTTGAGGCCGGCGGCGTGGCCGAGGTCCACATCGTCTTCACGCGCTACGTGTCGATGGTCTCCCAGGTCCCGGAGGTCCGCCGCATGCTGCCGCTGACCGTCGTCGACGTCGACGGCCCGGGGCAGTTCAACCGGGAGGACATCGTCGCCGGCACTGAGAGTCAGCGTGCCGAGCTCTCCGGAGCCTCACCCATCTACGAGTTCGAGCCCAGCGCTGAGCAGGTGCTCGACGCCCTGCTCACCCGCTACGTCTCCAGCCGTATCCGCAACGCCCTGCTTCAGGCGGCCGCCTCCGAGCTGGCCAGCAGGCAGCAGGCGATGCACACGGCGACGGACAACGCCGAGGACCTCATCAACACCTACACGCGCCTGGCCAATGCGGCTCGGCAGGGTGACATCACCCAGGAGATCACGGAGATCGTCTCGGGAGCCGACGCCCTGGGCGTCGAGTAG
- the atpD gene encoding F0F1 ATP synthase subunit beta has protein sequence MAETTTATGRITRIIGAVVDIEFPPDAIPAMYNALKTAVRGTGEGDEDHEITLEVAQHLGDNIVRAISLKPTDGLVRGTEVRDTGSPITVPVGDVTKGHVFNVTGEVLNLKEGETLEVTERWPIHRQPPAFDQLEAKEQMFETGIKVIDLLTPYVQGGKIGLFGGAGVGKTVLIQEMIQRVAQNHGGVSVFAGVGERTREGNDLIVEMDEAGVFDKTALVFGQMDEPPGTRLRVALSALTMAEYFRDVQHQDVLLFIDNIFRFTQAGSEVSTLLGRMPSAVGYQPNLADEMGQLQERITSAGGHSITSLQAIYVPADDYTDPAPATTFAHLDATTELSREIASRGIYPAVDPLASSSRLLAPEFVGKEHYEVATRVKSILQKNKELQDIIAILGVDELSEEDKVTVNRARRIEQFLSQNTYMAEKFTGVPGSTVPLAETIEAFKRIADGDYDHVPEQAFFNIGGIEDLERRAAELAGA, from the coding sequence ATGGCTGAGACCACCACCGCCACCGGGCGCATCACCCGGATCATCGGCGCCGTCGTCGACATCGAGTTCCCGCCGGACGCCATCCCCGCGATGTACAACGCCCTCAAGACCGCCGTTCGGGGCACCGGCGAGGGTGACGAGGACCACGAGATCACCCTCGAGGTCGCTCAGCACCTGGGTGACAACATCGTGCGGGCCATCTCCCTCAAGCCCACCGACGGCCTGGTGCGCGGCACCGAGGTGCGCGACACCGGCTCCCCGATCACCGTGCCGGTGGGCGACGTCACCAAGGGTCACGTCTTCAACGTCACCGGTGAGGTCCTCAACCTCAAGGAGGGCGAGACCCTCGAGGTGACCGAGCGCTGGCCCATCCACCGTCAGCCCCCGGCCTTCGACCAGCTCGAGGCCAAGGAGCAGATGTTTGAGACCGGCATCAAGGTCATCGACCTGCTCACCCCCTACGTCCAGGGTGGCAAGATCGGCCTCTTCGGCGGCGCCGGCGTGGGCAAGACGGTCCTCATCCAGGAGATGATCCAGCGCGTGGCCCAGAACCACGGTGGTGTCTCCGTCTTCGCCGGTGTCGGCGAGCGCACCCGTGAGGGCAACGACCTCATCGTCGAGATGGATGAGGCGGGCGTCTTCGACAAGACCGCCCTCGTCTTCGGCCAGATGGATGAGCCGCCGGGCACGCGTCTGCGCGTGGCCCTGAGCGCCCTGACGATGGCGGAGTACTTCCGCGATGTCCAGCACCAGGACGTGCTGCTGTTCATCGACAACATCTTCCGCTTCACCCAGGCCGGCTCCGAGGTCTCCACGCTGCTGGGACGCATGCCCTCCGCCGTCGGATACCAGCCCAACCTGGCTGACGAGATGGGCCAGCTCCAGGAGCGCATCACTTCCGCCGGTGGCCACTCCATCACCTCCCTGCAGGCCATTTACGTGCCCGCGGACGACTACACGGACCCGGCCCCGGCGACGACCTTCGCGCATCTGGACGCCACCACCGAGCTCAGCCGTGAGATCGCCTCGCGCGGTATCTACCCGGCTGTGGACCCGCTGGCCTCCTCCTCGCGCCTGCTCGCCCCCGAGTTCGTCGGCAAGGAGCACTACGAGGTCGCCACCCGGGTCAAGTCCATCCTTCAGAAGAACAAGGAGCTGCAGGACATCATCGCCATCCTCGGTGTTGACGAGCTCTCCGAGGAGGACAAGGTCACGGTCAACCGGGCCCGCCGCATCGAGCAGTTCCTGAGCCAGAACACCTACATGGCGGAGAAGTTCACGGGCGTGCCCGGCTCGACGGTCCCGCTGGCGGAGACCATCGAGGCCTTCAAGCGCATTGCCGACGGCGACTACGACCACGTCCCCGAGCAGGCCTTCTTCAACATCGGTGGCATCGAAGACCTTGAGCGCCGGGCCGCCGAGCTCGCGGGCGCCTGA
- a CDS encoding DUF2550 family protein: MLGLIALVLLLAVAFLVRLRILASRVGSFECALRPAGTERLMSGVAAFGDEAIAWHRLVSLSPWPRYRLPREVFEITDSRPRGADGRIIDVSCTVGGQRLELAMLEDSHSALVAWLEAAAPSQPRLF; this comes from the coding sequence GTGCTGGGGCTGATTGCCCTTGTGCTCCTGCTCGCCGTCGCCTTCCTCGTCAGGCTCCGCATCCTGGCTTCCAGGGTGGGCTCCTTCGAGTGTGCGCTGCGCCCGGCGGGGACCGAGCGGCTCATGAGCGGGGTCGCCGCCTTCGGTGACGAGGCCATCGCCTGGCACCGGCTTGTGTCCCTCAGCCCGTGGCCGCGCTACCGCTTGCCCCGCGAGGTCTTCGAGATCACCGACTCGCGCCCGCGGGGTGCGGACGGGCGCATCATCGACGTCAGCTGCACGGTCGGCGGCCAGAGGCTCGAGCTCGCCATGCTCGAGGACTCCCACTCGGCGCTGGTTGCCTGGCTCGAGGCCGCGGCCCCCAGTCAGCCGCGGCTCTTCTGA
- a CDS encoding NCS1 family nucleobase:cation symporter-1, translated as MEHSTATPQSENAPAEIDPHLINDDLAPAKSREWGFFSLFAMWMSDIHSIGGYTFAAGLFALGIGAAYVFTSLTVGIIVVFFLMNLVGFAGQKTGLCYPVLARITFGTVGSNLPALLRGFVAICWYGIQTWLASKAVIVLVAGIWPSILEMGQTRFLGESLLGWAAFLLMWSLQLLLLRNGMDTIRKFQDWAGPAVWVVMFILTIYILKLANWHISLDLATEPAEWGTLHAVLAAISLTVAYFSTLLLNFCDFSRFSPTRKAVWMANLWGLPVNFIAFSVVSVLVTAGSLQIYGEYVFDPIELVARIDHPVAIILGAVTFTVATLGINVVANFVSPAYDLANAWPSKITFVRGGFISACIALLITPWNLFNNPVIINVFLAALGAVLGPLFGIIIADYYILRREKVQVSELFKARGLHSFQNGWNLRAVWAFLISSIPSIVVAVAPYDVCRFLSPFSWFIGAALGFGVHLLMSRHDPHVIRAVERAEAIDLDADRDSVAR; from the coding sequence GTGGAACACAGTACTGCGACGCCGCAGTCGGAAAATGCGCCTGCGGAGATCGACCCCCATCTGATCAATGACGATCTCGCCCCGGCCAAGAGCCGGGAGTGGGGATTCTTCTCCCTCTTCGCCATGTGGATGTCGGACATTCACTCCATTGGCGGCTACACCTTCGCCGCCGGACTATTCGCCCTCGGGATCGGAGCGGCTTACGTCTTCACCTCATTGACGGTGGGGATCATCGTCGTCTTCTTCCTGATGAACCTGGTGGGATTCGCCGGGCAGAAGACCGGCCTGTGCTACCCCGTCTTGGCGCGCATCACCTTCGGAACCGTCGGGTCCAACCTTCCCGCCCTGCTGCGAGGCTTCGTGGCGATCTGCTGGTACGGCATCCAGACCTGGCTCGCCTCGAAGGCCGTCATCGTCCTGGTCGCTGGCATCTGGCCGTCCATCTTGGAGATGGGGCAAACCAGGTTCCTGGGCGAGAGCTTGCTGGGATGGGCCGCCTTCCTGCTCATGTGGTCCCTTCAGCTACTGCTGCTGCGCAATGGCATGGACACCATTCGTAAGTTCCAGGACTGGGCCGGCCCGGCCGTGTGGGTGGTCATGTTCATCCTGACCATTTACATCCTCAAGCTCGCCAACTGGCACATCTCCCTGGACCTGGCCACTGAGCCCGCCGAATGGGGGACGCTTCACGCGGTGCTGGCCGCCATCTCACTGACCGTGGCCTACTTCTCCACCCTCCTGCTCAACTTCTGCGACTTCTCGCGCTTCTCACCCACCCGTAAGGCCGTGTGGATGGCCAACCTGTGGGGCCTGCCCGTCAACTTCATCGCCTTCTCCGTGGTCTCGGTCCTCGTGACCGCGGGATCCTTGCAGATCTACGGAGAGTACGTCTTCGATCCCATTGAGCTGGTGGCCCGCATCGACCACCCCGTGGCCATCATCCTGGGGGCGGTGACCTTCACGGTGGCCACCCTGGGTATCAACGTCGTGGCGAACTTCGTTTCCCCCGCCTACGACCTGGCCAACGCCTGGCCCTCCAAGATCACCTTCGTGCGCGGCGGATTCATCTCCGCCTGCATCGCCCTACTCATCACCCCCTGGAACCTGTTCAACAACCCGGTCATCATCAACGTCTTCCTGGCGGCATTGGGCGCCGTTCTGGGGCCCCTGTTCGGCATCATCATCGCCGACTACTACATCCTGCGCCGCGAGAAGGTCCAGGTCTCCGAACTGTTCAAGGCCAGAGGCCTCCACTCCTTCCAGAACGGATGGAACCTGCGGGCCGTGTGGGCCTTCCTCATCTCCTCGATCCCCTCGATCGTGGTCGCGGTGGCGCCCTACGACGTGTGCCGCTTCCTCAGCCCCTTCTCCTGGTTCATCGGCGCGGCGCTGGGCTTCGGGGTGCATCTGCTCATGTCGCGTCACGACCCGCACGTGATCCGGGCCGTCGAGCGCGCCGAGGCCATCGACCTCGACGCCGACCGGGACTCCGTGGCCCGATGA
- the atpH gene encoding ATP synthase F1 subunit delta, whose protein sequence is MNTGTAASRTAASQAWDPVLLAAGAQGLELGEQILLVAHLIAVNPLRGPLTDPGRSADDKAALAARLFTDRADERVVALLQSLVRGRWSRPVDLVSALHDLGIEAILSGARSGGTIEAVEQELFDVTDVLKGNRELRTALAPSRRTATETRVALAHRVFGPHLSATALSLLTWCVYHGAEGGVPANLRRVTELAAAMQQRVIADVVTAVPMTTAQEERLRTLLTRRAGTEVELNTVIDPQVVGGVKITMRDTVIDSTVRSSVQGLRSALVG, encoded by the coding sequence GTGAACACTGGCACCGCCGCCTCCAGGACCGCCGCGAGCCAGGCGTGGGACCCCGTCCTGCTCGCCGCCGGCGCGCAGGGCCTCGAGCTCGGTGAGCAGATCCTCCTGGTCGCCCACCTCATCGCAGTCAACCCCCTGCGTGGGCCCCTGACCGACCCCGGACGCTCCGCCGATGACAAGGCCGCCCTCGCGGCGCGCCTGTTCACCGACCGGGCCGACGAGCGTGTCGTCGCGCTGCTCCAGTCGCTCGTGCGCGGACGCTGGTCCCGGCCGGTCGACCTCGTCAGTGCCCTGCACGACCTGGGCATCGAGGCCATCCTGTCCGGGGCCCGCAGTGGCGGCACCATCGAGGCCGTTGAGCAGGAGCTCTTCGACGTCACCGACGTGCTCAAAGGCAACCGCGAGCTGCGCACCGCCCTCGCCCCCTCACGCCGCACCGCGACCGAGACGCGTGTGGCCCTGGCACACCGGGTCTTCGGCCCCCACCTGAGCGCCACGGCCCTGAGCCTGTTGACCTGGTGCGTGTACCACGGCGCCGAGGGCGGCGTGCCCGCCAACCTGCGTCGCGTCACCGAGCTCGCCGCCGCCATGCAGCAGCGCGTCATCGCCGACGTCGTCACCGCGGTGCCCATGACCACGGCCCAGGAGGAGCGCCTGCGCACCCTGCTGACCCGCCGTGCGGGCACAGAGGTCGAGCTCAACACCGTCATCGATCCGCAGGTCGTCGGCGGGGTCAAGATCACCATGCGTGACACCGTCATCGACTCCACCGTGCGCTCGTCCGTCCAGGGTCTGCGCAGCGCCCTGGTGGGCTGA
- the atpA gene encoding F0F1 ATP synthase subunit alpha — MAELTIRPEEIRSALDEFVEFYTPAEVAAEEVGHVVFAADGIAHVEGLPGVMANELLTFEDGTSGLAMNLDERQIGVVILGDFTGIDEGQVVRRTGEVLSVPVGDGYLGRVVDPLGRPLDGLGEIASEGRRALELQAPGVMARKSVHEPLQTGLKAIDSMIPIGRGQRQLIIGDRKTGKTAIALDTILNQKAAWDTGDPAQQVRCIYVATGQKGSTIASVRATLEERGALEYTTIIASPASDPAGFKYLSPYTGSAIGQHWMYAGKHVLIIFDDLSKQAEAYRAVSLLLRRPPGREAYPGDVFYLHSRLLERCAKLSDELGAGSMTGLPIIETKANDVSAYIPTNVISITDGQIFLQSDLFNANQRPAVDVGISVSRVGGAAQVKAMKKVSGTLKITLAQYRSMQAFAMFASDLDAATRQQLTRGERLMELLKQPQFTPYPVEEQVVSVWAGTNGYLDDLDVADVLPFEEALLGSLRRNSTVLATIRETGQLSDETEERLRAEVEAFRASYIAGDRLLSGEVVIDEGSTPAERTAEQIVRTRG; from the coding sequence ATGGCAGAGCTGACCATCAGGCCGGAGGAGATCCGCTCCGCGCTCGACGAGTTCGTCGAGTTCTACACGCCCGCCGAGGTCGCCGCCGAGGAGGTCGGGCACGTCGTCTTCGCCGCTGACGGCATTGCCCACGTCGAGGGCCTTCCCGGCGTCATGGCCAACGAGCTGCTGACCTTCGAGGACGGCACCTCCGGCCTGGCGATGAACCTCGACGAGCGCCAGATCGGTGTGGTCATCCTCGGTGACTTCACCGGCATCGACGAGGGCCAGGTCGTGCGCCGCACCGGCGAGGTCCTGTCCGTGCCCGTCGGCGACGGCTACCTGGGGCGCGTCGTCGACCCGCTGGGCCGCCCCCTCGACGGCCTGGGTGAGATCGCCTCCGAGGGCCGCCGCGCCCTGGAGCTCCAGGCCCCCGGCGTCATGGCCCGCAAGTCCGTCCACGAGCCCCTGCAGACCGGGCTCAAGGCCATCGACTCGATGATCCCGATCGGCCGCGGCCAGCGCCAGCTCATCATTGGTGACCGCAAGACCGGTAAGACCGCCATCGCCCTGGACACGATCCTCAACCAGAAGGCCGCCTGGGACACCGGCGACCCGGCCCAGCAGGTGCGCTGCATCTACGTGGCCACCGGTCAGAAGGGCTCGACCATCGCCTCCGTGCGCGCCACCCTTGAGGAGCGCGGCGCCCTGGAGTACACGACGATCATCGCCTCCCCGGCCTCCGACCCCGCGGGCTTCAAGTACCTCTCGCCGTACACCGGCTCGGCCATCGGCCAGCACTGGATGTACGCAGGCAAGCACGTGCTCATCATCTTCGATGACCTGTCCAAGCAGGCCGAGGCCTACCGCGCCGTGTCGCTGCTGCTGCGCCGTCCGCCGGGCCGCGAGGCCTATCCGGGTGACGTCTTCTACCTGCACTCGCGCCTGCTGGAGCGCTGCGCCAAGCTCTCCGACGAGCTCGGCGCCGGCTCGATGACCGGCCTGCCGATCATCGAGACGAAGGCCAACGACGTCTCCGCCTACATCCCGACCAACGTCATCTCCATCACCGACGGCCAGATCTTCCTGCAGTCGGACCTGTTCAACGCCAACCAGCGTCCCGCCGTCGACGTCGGCATCTCCGTGTCCCGCGTCGGTGGCGCCGCGCAGGTCAAGGCCATGAAGAAGGTCTCCGGCACGCTCAAGATCACGCTCGCGCAGTACCGCTCGATGCAGGCCTTCGCGATGTTCGCCTCCGACCTGGACGCGGCCACGCGCCAGCAGCTGACCCGCGGTGAGCGCCTCATGGAGCTGCTCAAGCAGCCCCAGTTCACTCCCTACCCGGTTGAGGAGCAGGTCGTCAGCGTGTGGGCCGGCACCAACGGCTACCTTGACGACCTTGACGTGGCGGATGTGCTGCCCTTCGAGGAGGCCCTGCTGGGCTCCCTGCGCCGCAACTCCACCGTGCTCGCCACCATCCGTGAGACCGGCCAGCTCAGCGACGAGACCGAGGAGCGCCTGCGCGCCGAGGTCGAGGCCTTCCGCGCCTCCTACATCGCGGGTGACCGTCTGCTGTCGGGCGAGGTCGTCATCGACGAGGGCTCGACCCCCGCCGAGCGCACGGCCGAGCAGATCGTCCGCACGAGGGGTTGA
- a CDS encoding F0F1 ATP synthase subunit B, which yields MTIATAGPVLATVLPASGAPEGIGLFIPHLPDLIWGTVAFALIAVVLITYALPRFNAVLDERTRTIEEGLALTEKAKGDQKDAELRAARIVEDARREASSLRDSAQAEAKEIVAAARTEAQAEAARIVDAAKRQIDADKQAAQISLRTDVGLLASTLAEKIVGEQLTDTALSGRVIDRFLDELDAQTTSVAAGATGESR from the coding sequence GTGACCATCGCTACCGCGGGCCCCGTGCTCGCCACCGTGCTCCCGGCGAGCGGTGCACCCGAGGGCATCGGCCTGTTCATCCCCCACCTCCCGGACCTCATCTGGGGAACGGTCGCCTTCGCGCTCATCGCCGTCGTGCTCATCACGTACGCCCTGCCCCGTTTCAACGCGGTGCTCGACGAGCGCACCCGGACCATCGAAGAGGGCCTGGCCCTGACCGAGAAGGCCAAGGGGGACCAGAAGGACGCCGAGCTCCGGGCCGCCCGCATCGTCGAGGACGCTCGACGCGAGGCCTCCTCCCTGCGCGACTCCGCTCAGGCCGAGGCCAAGGAGATCGTCGCCGCCGCGCGCACCGAGGCCCAGGCCGAGGCCGCCCGCATCGTCGACGCCGCCAAGCGCCAGATCGACGCGGACAAGCAGGCCGCCCAGATCAGCCTGCGTACCGACGTCGGTCTGCTCGCCTCCACCCTCGCTGAGAAGATCGTCGGTGAGCAGCTGACGGACACCGCGCTGTCCGGCCGCGTCATCGACCGCTTCCTCGACGAGCTTGACGCCCAGACCACCTCGGTGGCCGCCGGCGCCACGGGGGAGTCCCGGTGA
- a CDS encoding F0F1 ATP synthase subunit epsilon encodes MSSSRTLVVEVVSRHGGTAFAGEAASVSVPLADGELGVLPGRQPILALLGRGTVRVTLLDGTVERLEVAGGFCSVDHDVVTVAADRIGDEITGTAADFDLLAERVVDTASGDLD; translated from the coding sequence ATGAGCTCCTCCCGCACGCTCGTAGTCGAGGTCGTCTCCCGGCACGGCGGCACCGCCTTCGCCGGTGAGGCCGCCAGTGTCTCGGTGCCGTTGGCCGACGGCGAGCTGGGCGTCCTGCCCGGGCGCCAGCCGATCCTCGCCCTCCTGGGACGCGGCACCGTGCGCGTGACGCTGCTCGATGGCACCGTCGAGCGCCTCGAGGTGGCCGGCGGCTTCTGTTCGGTGGACCACGACGTCGTCACCGTCGCTGCGGACCGCATCGGGGACGAGATCACAGGTACCGCTGCGGACTTCGACCTCTTGGCCGAGCGCGTGGTGGACACCGCGTCCGGGGACCTGGACTGA
- the arcC gene encoding carbamate kinase, giving the protein MSSSTRAIVIAVGGNALIKDPKRISVGDQAEAVREACERIASLVEEGYTPIITHGNGPQVGFLLRRAELAQADLPPLPLDVLGADTQGATGYLFSRSLRNCLARRGIHREVAAVVTQTVVDPQDPAFASPSKPVGSFMTEAEARAHQERDGWEVREDAGRGWRRVVPSPSPVEIIERDVVKTLVDSGSLVIACGGGGIPVRRQDDELVGVEAVIDKDLASALLASCLGVKDLVICTAVDQVCLSFNTPDQRALDTMTVEEAASYLADGQFGAGSMAPKIESALSFLAEGGERAIITSLEALQDALEGNAGTRITH; this is encoded by the coding sequence ATGAGCTCCAGCACTCGCGCCATCGTCATCGCCGTCGGAGGCAACGCCCTGATCAAGGACCCGAAGCGGATCTCCGTGGGGGACCAGGCAGAAGCCGTCCGGGAGGCCTGCGAGCGCATCGCCTCCCTGGTTGAGGAGGGCTACACCCCGATCATCACCCACGGCAACGGGCCCCAGGTCGGCTTCCTGCTTCGGAGGGCCGAACTCGCCCAGGCCGACTTGCCTCCCCTTCCCCTCGACGTCCTGGGAGCCGACACCCAGGGCGCCACCGGGTACCTGTTCTCCCGGAGCCTGCGCAACTGCCTGGCCCGGCGCGGCATCCATCGCGAGGTGGCGGCCGTCGTCACCCAGACGGTCGTGGACCCCCAGGACCCGGCCTTCGCCTCGCCCTCCAAGCCCGTGGGCTCCTTCATGACCGAGGCCGAGGCGCGCGCGCACCAGGAGAGGGACGGCTGGGAGGTCCGCGAGGACGCCGGACGCGGCTGGCGCCGGGTGGTCCCCTCGCCCTCGCCCGTGGAGATTATCGAGCGGGACGTCGTCAAGACACTCGTGGACTCGGGGAGCCTGGTCATCGCTTGCGGAGGCGGGGGTATCCCGGTGCGCCGCCAGGACGATGAGCTCGTCGGCGTCGAGGCCGTCATCGACAAGGACCTCGCCTCCGCGCTGCTGGCCTCCTGCCTGGGGGTCAAGGACCTCGTCATCTGCACGGCGGTGGACCAGGTCTGCCTGAGCTTCAACACCCCGGATCAGCGGGCCCTGGACACCATGACGGTCGAGGAGGCCGCGTCCTATCTGGCTGACGGGCAGTTCGGCGCGGGCTCCATGGCACCCAAGATCGAATCCGCGCTCAGTTTCCTGGCTGAAGGCGGCGAGCGCGCCATCATCACCTCTCTTGAGGCCCTCCAGGACGCACTGGAAGGCAACGCAGGCACTCGAATCACCCATTGA